One segment of Paenibacillus rhizovicinus DNA contains the following:
- a CDS encoding post-transcriptional regulator, with translation MEGEDSPLSGEEWISTIEYLCKSKAEEFKLFGYEYVTGEEVWHCVSEKYAKNGEPARHQVVNDILSLKVTKFMNFMTLSAYKGTHF, from the coding sequence ATGGAAGGCGAAGACAGTCCGTTATCGGGAGAAGAATGGATCTCCACTATCGAATACTTATGTAAAAGCAAAGCCGAGGAGTTTAAGCTGTTCGGTTACGAATATGTCACCGGAGAAGAAGTTTGGCACTGCGTCAGCGAGAAGTACGCCAAGAACGGAGAGCCGGCCAGACATCAAGTCGTTAATGACATTTTATCGTTAAAAGTGACAAAATTTATGAACTTTATGACGCTAAGCGCGTATAAAGGGACCCATTTTTAA
- the yajC gene encoding preprotein translocase subunit YajC, whose translation MSGAASLIPFILMFAVFYFLLIRPQQRKSKQRNSMLSAIKKGDKIVTIGGMHGTIVELTDDTAVLRVNDSTKITFDRSAINTVVSSNAAIPAAAPVMVKEDRAEDIKS comes from the coding sequence ATGTCAGGAGCAGCATCCTTAATCCCGTTTATCCTTATGTTCGCGGTGTTTTACTTCCTATTGATCCGACCGCAGCAGCGTAAGTCCAAACAGCGCAACTCCATGCTGAGTGCAATCAAGAAGGGCGACAAGATCGTTACGATTGGCGGCATGCATGGAACGATCGTAGAGCTTACCGACGATACGGCGGTTCTGCGCGTTAACGATTCCACCAAGATTACGTTTGATCGCAGTGCGATCAACACGGTCGTCTCCTCCAACGCGGCCATTCCGGCGGCGGCACCTGTAATGGTGAAGGAAGACAGAGCGGAAGATATTAAAAGCTAG
- a CDS encoding phosphatase PAP2 family protein, translated as MTLFDNMTTVALYTTLTVIILIWYGAAANPFKIGGLFVKENLFNRKYNLHFVALILILICNKYELRIENHMKNTYDFASFFQSIEGNFVANLQHTFESAWLTPILAFIYVVVFQALLIASVGIYTYRSPNKKMFYATCYAIMLNYAIAIPFFLFFPVSEVWYHDPNVRFLMLDVFPDFEHQYRALSGLNNCFPSLHTSISVTLAILAVRSGIKRWAWFCSICAVVIIFSIFYLGIHWLIDMCGGLALATFASTMGMRLSRIKWSQRERRGTIVPQSAPVSYLREDAK; from the coding sequence ATGACTTTGTTTGACAACATGACGACGGTCGCGCTGTATACGACCCTGACCGTCATCATACTGATCTGGTATGGAGCTGCCGCAAATCCTTTCAAAATCGGCGGATTATTCGTTAAAGAGAATCTCTTTAACCGCAAATACAATCTTCACTTCGTTGCGCTCATTCTCATTCTGATTTGCAACAAGTATGAGCTCCGCATCGAGAATCACATGAAGAACACGTATGATTTCGCAAGCTTCTTCCAATCGATCGAAGGCAACTTCGTCGCGAATTTGCAGCATACGTTCGAAAGCGCCTGGCTAACACCGATTCTGGCTTTTATCTATGTGGTCGTATTCCAGGCGCTGCTGATCGCATCGGTCGGTATCTATACATACCGAAGCCCAAACAAGAAGATGTTCTATGCGACCTGCTACGCCATCATGCTCAACTATGCCATCGCGATTCCGTTCTTCTTGTTCTTCCCGGTAAGCGAAGTTTGGTACCATGACCCGAACGTGAGGTTCCTGATGTTGGACGTGTTCCCTGATTTCGAGCATCAATACCGCGCGTTATCCGGATTGAACAACTGCTTCCCGAGTTTGCATACGTCCATTTCCGTGACGCTTGCCATCCTGGCGGTTCGTTCGGGCATCAAACGCTGGGCTTGGTTTTGCAGCATCTGTGCCGTCGTCATTATCTTCTCGATTTTCTACCTCGGCATCCACTGGCTCATCGATATGTGCGGCGGTCTCGCGCTCGCGACATTCGCCTCTACGATGGGCATGCGATTGAGCCGCATAAAATGGTCGCAGCGCGAACGCCGCGGCACGATCGTGCCCCAATCCGCGCCGGTCAGCTATTTACGCGAAGACGCGAAGTAG
- a CDS encoding DUF421 domain-containing protein: protein MRLMGKREIGKLSVFDLVISVMIAEIAVFVIEDTDRPIMDGIFPMIILLVVQIGIALISLRFRKMRMLFDGKPTVLVDRGKLNREAMRKQRYNLDDLLLQFRENKTNIADVEFAILETTGKLSIVQKDRNVHGSSGGEGKGEEDSGNKESRLPKTFPRNYRFENLPVPLIMDGEIQKDNLERLEKDRFWLNNQLKQRGIVDVKHVFLCTIDHRGKLFIDAKHRKGPHH from the coding sequence ATGCGGCTGATGGGGAAAAGGGAAATCGGCAAACTGTCGGTATTTGACTTGGTCATTTCCGTCATGATTGCGGAAATTGCTGTATTCGTCATTGAGGATACGGATCGGCCGATTATGGATGGCATTTTTCCGATGATCATCCTGCTCGTCGTGCAAATTGGGATTGCGCTTATATCGCTCAGGTTTCGGAAAATGAGGATGCTGTTTGACGGAAAGCCTACGGTACTCGTCGACCGAGGCAAGCTCAACCGCGAAGCGATGCGCAAGCAGCGGTACAATTTGGACGATTTGCTGCTGCAGTTCCGGGAGAACAAGACGAACATCGCCGATGTGGAGTTTGCGATATTGGAAACGACAGGCAAGCTGTCCATCGTTCAAAAGGATAGAAACGTACATGGATCATCCGGAGGCGAAGGCAAAGGGGAAGAGGATTCGGGCAATAAAGAATCCCGGCTTCCCAAAACATTTCCGCGCAACTACCGTTTCGAGAATTTGCCGGTTCCGCTCATCATGGACGGTGAAATTCAGAAGGATAACTTGGAACGATTGGAGAAAGACAGGTTCTGGTTGAACAATCAGCTCAAGCAGCGAGGAATCGTCGATGTGAAGCATGTATTTCTATGCACGATCGACCATCGGGGCAAGCTGTTTATCGACGCGAAACATCGAAAAGGACCGCATCATTGA
- the secF gene encoding protein translocase subunit SecF translates to MHYKAFDNVSDKRFSIVAKSRYFFIFSIIITLLGIVTLLYHGLNYGVDFKAGSSVDISFKKDVSGQKAQIEQFLKDNDFGTPGMTFGAKRVTLRFDDVLTDVKENTLKQGIMDKFDKGASMEVNTVDVEIAKELQGNALKAVLVASIGIMIYVSIRFEWRFAVAAIVALLHDAFIVISLFSIFKLEVNLPFIVAVLTIVGYSINDTIVIFDRVRENLRFAKLKTHEDVANVVNASIWQTMSRSINTVMTVLFATICLLIFGSESIRMFSLAVLFGLISGAYSSIFIASPLWLALKSKQKPKPTAKSSAAS, encoded by the coding sequence GTGCACTATAAGGCATTCGACAACGTTTCGGACAAGCGGTTCAGCATTGTCGCCAAGTCCCGATACTTCTTTATTTTCTCGATCATCATCACCCTGCTCGGCATCGTCACGCTGCTCTATCACGGCTTGAACTACGGCGTCGACTTCAAGGCGGGTTCCAGCGTCGACATTTCCTTCAAGAAGGACGTTAGCGGCCAGAAGGCGCAAATAGAACAGTTTCTTAAGGACAACGACTTCGGCACGCCTGGCATGACGTTCGGCGCGAAGCGCGTCACGCTTCGATTCGACGACGTACTGACGGACGTCAAGGAAAACACGCTTAAGCAAGGCATAATGGACAAGTTCGACAAGGGCGCTTCCATGGAAGTGAACACGGTCGACGTCGAAATCGCCAAGGAACTGCAAGGCAACGCGCTCAAAGCCGTGCTCGTCGCCAGCATCGGCATCATGATTTACGTCAGCATTCGCTTCGAATGGCGTTTCGCTGTCGCGGCCATCGTCGCATTGCTCCATGACGCGTTCATCGTCATCAGCTTGTTCTCGATCTTCAAGCTGGAAGTGAATTTGCCGTTCATCGTGGCCGTGCTGACCATCGTCGGTTACTCCATCAACGATACGATCGTTATCTTCGACCGCGTGCGGGAGAATCTACGCTTCGCCAAGCTGAAGACGCACGAGGACGTCGCGAACGTCGTCAACGCGAGTATCTGGCAGACGATGTCCCGTTCGATCAATACGGTCATGACGGTGCTCTTCGCCACGATCTGCTTGCTCATCTTCGGCAGCGAATCGATTCGGATGTTCTCGCTCGCGGTACTGTTCGGCCTTATCAGCGGCGCGTACTCCTCGATCTTTATCGCGAGTCCGCTGTGGCTGGCGCTGAAGAGCAAACAAAAACCGAAACCGACTGCCAAGTCTTCGGCTGCATCGTAG
- the secD gene encoding protein translocase subunit SecD: MNRRLLMFILIVVVSFGVVGGLSKWVVDDVKLGLDLKGGFEILYEAEPIDATSKVTKDSLNETAKSLEARANSTGVQEPEVTTEGDNRIRVKIAGVTDEKKVRDVLKKPAELTFRSARGCAADAGYCKVELTGSDFKQNGADVQQTNLNQYEITIKLKDASKFAEVTREVSKLSPTGSPLAIFLDETMISAPNVAQEINSSSAVISGDFTRDEAKNLKDTINLGALPLKLTEKYTQSVGATLGKKSLDETVYAGAIATVVILLFMMIFYRLPGVIASISIIVFIWLLLLGFNLIHATLTLPGIAAFILGIGMAVDANIIMAERIREELRSGKSILSSQKAGSKNSFRTIIDAHVTTAIAALVLFFIGVGSVKGFAVILLLSIAMSILTNVFFSRLLLTLLLKSGVVKKKSNFGVKESEIRAL, translated from the coding sequence ATGAATCGTCGACTGTTAATGTTTATTCTCATCGTCGTCGTGTCATTCGGCGTCGTTGGCGGATTGTCCAAGTGGGTCGTGGACGACGTCAAACTCGGACTGGACTTGAAAGGCGGCTTCGAGATCCTGTATGAAGCCGAGCCGATCGACGCGACCAGCAAGGTCACGAAGGATTCGTTGAACGAGACCGCGAAGAGCCTCGAGGCCCGCGCCAACTCCACCGGCGTTCAGGAACCTGAAGTAACGACGGAAGGCGACAACCGCATCCGCGTGAAGATCGCCGGCGTGACCGACGAGAAGAAAGTCCGCGACGTGCTGAAGAAGCCGGCCGAGCTGACGTTCCGCAGCGCGCGCGGCTGCGCCGCCGACGCGGGTTACTGCAAGGTCGAGTTGACCGGCAGCGATTTCAAGCAGAACGGCGCAGACGTGCAGCAAACGAACCTCAACCAATACGAGATTACGATCAAGTTGAAAGACGCGAGCAAATTCGCGGAAGTAACTCGCGAAGTTTCCAAGCTTAGCCCTACGGGCAGCCCGCTTGCGATCTTCTTGGACGAAACGATGATCTCTGCTCCGAACGTCGCGCAAGAGATTAATAGTTCGAGCGCCGTTATTTCCGGCGATTTCACCCGCGACGAAGCGAAGAACCTGAAAGACACGATCAACCTCGGCGCGCTGCCGCTGAAGCTGACCGAGAAATACACGCAGAGCGTAGGCGCTACGCTCGGCAAGAAGTCGCTTGACGAAACCGTTTACGCGGGCGCGATCGCGACAGTGGTTATCTTGCTGTTCATGATGATCTTCTATCGTCTGCCGGGCGTTATCGCCAGCATTTCGATCATCGTGTTCATCTGGCTGCTGCTGCTCGGCTTTAACCTGATTCATGCAACGCTCACGTTGCCTGGCATCGCGGCCTTCATTCTCGGCATCGGGATGGCGGTCGACGCCAACATCATCATGGCGGAACGGATCCGCGAGGAACTTCGCAGCGGCAAGAGCATCCTCTCGTCGCAGAAAGCCGGTTCGAAGAATTCGTTCCGGACGATCATCGACGCCCATGTCACGACGGCGATCGCCGCGCTCGTGCTGTTCTTCATCGGGGTCGGTTCGGTCAAAGGCTTTGCCGTCATCTTGCTCCTCAGCATCGCGATGAGCATCTTGACGAACGTATTCTTCTCTCGCCTGCTACTGACGCTTCTTCTTAAGAGCGGTGTGGTCAAGAAGAAATCCAACTTCGGCGTGAAGGAGAGTGAAATCCGTGCACTATAA
- a CDS encoding putative polysaccharide biosynthesis protein → MNKQTFMKGALILLAAGVVNRILAFVPRIALPRIIGAEGVGIYQLGYPFLIVLLTFITGGIPLSVAKWIAEAETQGDGKRVKQIFRAAMALTIMLSTVLTVLFIWLTPWIIDHLMTEPRVFQTFRMMSPLLIIIGISSVYRGYFQGKQNMIPTAFSQTMETVIRIIFALLFAKWLLPFGLEWGAAGAMLGVVAGEIAGFAVLLLHYASDRKRPPGTPMETADNANELDPFPPLSTERPHGKTAAKEKERIPVMRRLISLSVPVTASRMIGSFSYLLESIFTARALLLAGIATGAATAQYGALQGMIVPILLLPTALTYSLAVSLVPSLSEAAAKGDRATIHKRLHQSMRLALVTGAPFVVVMLLFADPICRILYNHAEIAPMLKWMAPVGLFIYLQAPLQAALQALDKPSTALMNTFIGAIVKLVLIMKLASMPSLGIYGALIAININIVLVTALHWISVTRFVGFRMQWIDFLKVITAMCIMGAASLWVMNQQVLPKLWLNLIAACMAGVIVYLLLMVALRIIDRHDAARIPLIGRWFRP, encoded by the coding sequence TTGAATAAGCAAACCTTTATGAAAGGCGCTTTGATCCTGCTTGCCGCGGGGGTCGTTAACCGGATTCTCGCTTTCGTGCCGCGTATCGCGCTGCCTCGCATCATCGGCGCCGAGGGTGTCGGAATCTATCAGCTCGGTTATCCGTTCCTGATCGTACTGCTCACGTTCATAACAGGGGGGATTCCCCTGTCCGTCGCCAAATGGATTGCCGAGGCGGAAACGCAAGGGGACGGCAAACGCGTCAAACAGATTTTCCGCGCGGCGATGGCGCTTACGATTATGCTTTCGACAGTGCTTACCGTCCTCTTCATCTGGCTGACGCCTTGGATCATCGACCATTTGATGACGGAGCCCCGCGTCTTTCAAACCTTTCGGATGATGAGCCCGCTGCTTATCATTATCGGCATTTCCTCCGTATACCGCGGCTATTTCCAAGGCAAGCAGAACATGATTCCTACCGCATTCTCGCAGACGATGGAGACGGTGATCCGGATCATCTTCGCGCTGTTGTTTGCCAAATGGCTGCTGCCCTTCGGATTGGAATGGGGAGCCGCCGGCGCTATGTTAGGCGTCGTTGCCGGAGAGATCGCGGGCTTCGCCGTCCTCTTGCTGCATTATGCAAGCGACCGCAAGCGACCGCCCGGCACGCCGATGGAGACCGCAGATAACGCGAATGAGCTTGATCCTTTCCCCCCGCTATCGACAGAAAGGCCTCATGGCAAAACGGCTGCCAAGGAAAAGGAACGCATTCCCGTCATGCGTCGTTTGATCAGCCTGTCTGTCCCGGTCACCGCCAGCCGCATGATCGGCTCCTTCTCCTACTTGCTGGAGTCCATCTTCACCGCGCGGGCGCTCCTGCTTGCCGGAATTGCAACAGGCGCCGCAACGGCCCAGTATGGCGCGCTGCAAGGCATGATCGTGCCCATTCTGCTGCTCCCGACGGCCTTAACGTATTCGCTCGCGGTGTCGTTGGTCCCTTCCTTATCGGAAGCCGCAGCCAAAGGCGACAGAGCGACCATTCATAAAAGACTGCATCAATCCATGCGCCTCGCGCTCGTCACCGGCGCTCCGTTCGTCGTCGTCATGCTATTGTTCGCCGATCCGATCTGCCGCATTCTGTACAATCATGCGGAAATCGCTCCTATGCTGAAATGGATGGCGCCGGTTGGCCTGTTCATCTACCTGCAAGCCCCGCTGCAGGCGGCTCTCCAAGCGCTTGACAAGCCGTCCACGGCGCTTATGAACACCTTCATCGGCGCGATCGTGAAGTTGGTTCTGATCATGAAACTGGCATCTATGCCATCGCTCGGCATCTACGGGGCCCTTATCGCCATCAACATCAACATCGTGCTCGTGACGGCGCTGCATTGGATCAGCGTGACCCGATTCGTCGGCTTCCGCATGCAGTGGATCGATTTTCTGAAAGTAATCACGGCCATGTGCATCATGGGGGCGGCATCCCTATGGGTCATGAATCAGCAGGTACTTCCCAAGCTGTGGCTGAACTTGATTGCCGCCTGCATGGCCGGCGTCATCGTATATTTGCTTCTGATGGTCGCGCTTCGAATCATCGACCGGCACGACGCCGCCCGGATCCCGCTCATCGGCCGCTGGTTCCGGCCTTAA
- a CDS encoding TIGR04086 family membrane protein, translating into MKTINAMKNVPKVHMASPLLSGILYASIWLAAGALLLSALLRWGSMQESALPTYSLVVHGCSALAGGFVSGRRSSQRGWYYGGMLGVAYAVLVLLVSFLASNTGFSGKTLTMLIETLLCGSFGGMIGVNTKRS; encoded by the coding sequence ATGAAAACGATCAATGCGATGAAAAACGTTCCAAAAGTGCATATGGCCTCGCCGCTGCTATCGGGCATTCTGTATGCTTCGATCTGGCTCGCAGCGGGTGCCTTGCTTTTGTCGGCGCTCCTTAGATGGGGCAGCATGCAGGAAAGCGCTTTGCCGACGTACAGTCTGGTCGTTCACGGCTGTTCTGCGCTGGCTGGCGGCTTCGTATCCGGCAGGCGTTCAAGTCAGCGCGGATGGTATTACGGAGGCATGCTGGGCGTCGCTTACGCCGTTCTGGTACTGCTCGTCAGTTTCCTGGCAAGTAATACCGGTTTCAGCGGCAAAACGCTGACCATGCTGATCGAAACACTGCTGTGCGGCTCGTTCGGCGGCATGATCGGCGTCAATACGAAGCGATCCTAA
- a CDS encoding cation diffusion facilitator family transporter has translation MTANQRYANAESAAWTGLIGNVCIAAVKAGVGVMAGSKSLLADACRSASEAAASFVSLTGIRRCRQLGSPYAPVPASRGRSEAATGVLASLLLMIVGLEIGISAIKSIADGVEDTPGWPAAAVVLAAFLVKEVGFSSKERGVDFYASLAALVGTGGSMLGKPLGMHLLYYLDPAASLIIVVIVFSSGYRVASASVMRSRFLEVEPSDLSELKAVVQRMEGVINIEVLRAREHGHYAVAEVVISVNPRISVLEGNEIAKRVREFIMKRFNHMTEVTVHVEPYDPGYPYKTNHDSNQEQLTTLLQ, from the coding sequence ATGACAGCGAACCAACGTTATGCCAATGCGGAGTCAGCAGCATGGACCGGACTTATCGGCAATGTCTGCATCGCAGCGGTTAAAGCCGGGGTAGGCGTGATGGCGGGCAGCAAATCGCTGCTTGCCGACGCTTGTCGTTCGGCTTCCGAGGCAGCCGCCTCGTTTGTCTCCTTGACCGGCATCCGCCGGTGCAGGCAGCTGGGATCTCCCTATGCGCCTGTACCGGCTTCCCGGGGCCGCTCCGAGGCCGCGACCGGCGTTCTGGCTTCCCTATTGCTGATGATCGTCGGTCTCGAAATCGGTATTTCCGCGATCAAGTCGATTGCGGACGGCGTTGAAGACACGCCGGGCTGGCCGGCTGCTGCAGTCGTTCTGGCTGCTTTCCTCGTGAAGGAAGTCGGTTTCTCTTCGAAAGAGCGGGGCGTCGATTTCTATGCTTCGCTTGCGGCGTTAGTAGGCACGGGCGGCTCGATGCTAGGCAAACCGCTTGGCATGCATCTTCTCTATTATCTCGATCCTGCCGCATCGCTGATTATCGTCGTCATCGTGTTCAGCAGCGGATATCGCGTCGCGTCGGCTTCAGTCATGCGGAGCCGGTTTCTGGAAGTGGAGCCGTCTGATTTGTCGGAGCTGAAAGCTGTCGTTCAGCGCATGGAAGGCGTCATCAACATCGAAGTGCTTCGTGCGCGTGAACACGGCCATTATGCGGTTGCGGAAGTCGTTATCAGCGTCAACCCGCGGATCTCGGTGCTGGAAGGCAACGAAATCGCGAAACGCGTCAGAGAATTTATTATGAAACGGTTTAATCATATGACGGAAGTGACCGTGCACGTAGAGCCTTACGATCCCGGTTATCCGTACAAAACAAATCATGATTCCAATCAGGAACAACTGACAACGCTACTGCAATAG